A single Primulina eburnea isolate SZY01 chromosome 11, ASM2296580v1, whole genome shotgun sequence DNA region contains:
- the LOC140805265 gene encoding GRF1-interacting factor 2-like, translating to MQQQTPQGMNSATPSPLSLVSSEQIQKLLDENKNLILAILESQKIGKMAECAQYQAILQKNLMYLAAIADAQPQGSTAPPSQLPASSVTPPGSHMLQSHATAQQQQVGVPVAKLPFQLNSLRSQDQQNQLLQFQQQQLQGHFGFGGIANNGMHLLMQPGVGGSGNLMDLRGSQLGALESNSGDGHGHSALGSVEGRK from the exons ATGCAGCAACAGACACCCCAAGGAATGAATTCTGCTACCCCATCCCCTCTCAGTCTCGTCTCCAGCGAGCAGATTCAAAAG TTGTTGGATGAGAACAAAAACTTGATCTTGGCTATACTGGAGAGccaaaaaattggaaaaatggCTGAATGCGCTCA GTATCAAGCCATTCTTCAGAAGAACTTAATGTATCTAGCCGCCATCGCTGATGCTCAGCCACAAGGATCAACTGCACCCCCTTCACAG CTTCCAGCTAGTTCTGTTACCCCACCGGGAAGCCATATGCTGCAGTCTCATGCAACGGCTCAACAGCAACAAGTCGGCGTTCCTGTTGCAAAGTTGCCTTTCCAGCTTAATTCTCTGAGGTCTCAAGACCAACAAAATCAACTTCTACAATTCCAACAACAGCAATTGCAAGgccattttggttttggaggcaTAGCTAATAATGGTATGCATCTACTTATGCAACCTGGAGTTGGCGGTTCAGGTAATTTGATGGATTTAAGAGGAAGCCAGCTGGGTGCTCTGGAGTCTAATTCTGGTGATGGCCACGGACACTCTGCGTTGGGATCCGTTGAGGGAAGAAAATGA